Part of the Oryzias melastigma strain HK-1 linkage group LG11, ASM292280v2, whole genome shotgun sequence genome, cAGAGATGgatcagagagcggttcctggtcctggaccaggattCGTGCATGCGTTTGTGTGTTAAAACACAGCTGACGCTTGCAGGAAAACAACTTCGTTCTGGAGTATAGAACCACCTGGAGGAGCTCCACTTCAGGGTAGAACTTTACATTCAGAGAGCTCAagttattcagaattatgttcaAATTGgtcaaaacacaaacttagctgaacattttctgtcttttggaGACGGCTGACCAGGCGGTAGGTTCCTGGTTGTTCCTGCTGCTGTGGaggcacagcagcagcagcagctgtgatgCAGCAGCTTTTTCACCTGCAGCCACTCTCTTCTGCTCTATGACAAACCTCTATCATGTTTCACCCGGAGCTGATGAATCAAACTACGCCTGTGCTGCTTTCGCTTTCATTCATAAATCCAAAATGTTGCAAACGCAGCCTATTGGCTGCCACGGCATAGCGTCAAAAGATGCCGCGCTCTCGGCACCAATCGGAGACGAGTAGTACGCTCTCTCTCTTGTTTTCATGTGCCGCCTTTAACCCTCTAACCATTTTTGTTCTCTCCTCGCTCCATCACAACTGCAGTTTGGCTGAGTGCAGCACCGCATCAGTCTGGACCGGTCCAGAGTTCCTTGTGAAGAACTCGTCTCTAGATCTGCTTCAGTGCCATGATATTCTTTAAGCCCCGCCATCAGATTCTCCAGAGCATCAATATCAGACcagctttagaaaaataaacctcATCTTACAGCTGAACTGGAGGACGATAAGTCACACCTTCACTATGACCCTCCccactttattttctcataGTCAGGTGGAAAATGAACAGGCAGCTGAACTGCCAGAGAATCAACAGCAGAGATGATCCAGTGACTGTCCATGAACTCTGAGCCAGTCAGCCACTGTTTGTGGGGAACCGGGTTGAAAGGGTTCAAGGGGGTTCTGCAGGTGCAACACTGCCACCTATGGTCAGCGGCTGTACTGCAGGTACCCAGAGGATTACATCATCATGTTTCAGGGAGATGATGTATTTTTCTAAGATGCTCTGGGTCAGACAAAGAGAATCAGGAACAGTTTCAAGGACAAATCAGAGAGCATTTATCACATGAACGGTGTTTCACAATACTCTGTGTGAGAAGCTGTCTCCTCATGTGTCAGTTTAATAGGAATAATTATCGATTTGTAGACACTTCACTTGATGTCTGATCTTCTCATTAGGgatcagtttttgaacagaaacaaaaaataaaaaataaatcacataaatGACCTCAAAACAGAACTAAAATTCATCACATCAGCAGAGACGCGCTTTTCAAAAAGTGATGAACAGGACAGCAAGAAGCAGCAGCATCAGTGTCTCCGAGCAGGTGTTGACACTCCATTTCCATTCAGGCTAGAGCCATCCTTCAGAGGAACACGTGTTTACCTCATGGTTTGAACACGCCCGTGAGCCGTCAACACAACACTGGGATCtcactgccccctagtggttcaAGATAACATTGCAGGTtgactttaaaggaaaatttctaaaactttagtTCATGAAAGCAGGAAATTTCAGGCAGACACTTAAATTGTTCAGGTGACATCACAGGCTGGATGTATGAATGAATACTtggggtcacatgaccacatgAGGATGAACATATGAAAAATCTGATTTGAACCTTCAGAAGGATAAAACAGCATAACAAGTTTCTTTAATGTTTGGACTTAAAAACTGTCATAATAAACTCTTTGTGCATGAAAGGATTTGATtgaatagtttttctttttctatcaaGATTCATCAGACCTGAACGTCCTCTGGTGTAGAAGGTGCAAAGACCATGACGCCAACAATTCATGGTTCAGAGTTTGTGGAGATTCATAcaaattcatagaaaaatatatatataaaaaaagatgtttgagtCAAGGCAGAGCTTCTGCAGGCCTTCCAGCTTGAAGAACCGACAGGAAATTTCTTCTGAAGGCTTTTGGGTTCAGATCTTTGATgataaaaaagctgcagatgttGGAGGATAACAGGCTAAAAACGGCAAACCTCAAACAAACGCAGGGCGCTCTTATATTTCCTGTGTCTCTCCACAACGCTCCACCACGTATAAAAATGGGTTGTTTGGTGAATCTCTTTGGGAAAAAGTTCCTTTGTGTTGAGGAAGAACAATCCGACCAACACCAAATATCTGGGGAGCTTCAAGGGTTCAAACATGATGTAGAGAAGAAGTTCTTAGTGAAGTCAAGCATCAGGAACTGAAGCACGATGCAGCTTGACTCGACGGGCAGAAGTTCCGCTGACAGAGCAGGAGATTGTCAGTTTGTGTCCTTCAGGAGGTGGGGGCTGTGCACAAACATGGAAATGTCTTCATCGCTTCACCAtcaaaaacagcctcaaacaaCATCATGAGTCGGCACATTCTCAGACCTGCAGGATCTCTAGGATGTTTAGGTGCAAAGATGACTCTTGTGTCATCCGTTCCACTGGTTCAAATGGGGGGAGAACAGTTGGCTGATGCCGTCATTTGCCGCCAGGCTCAGCAGGTACTGCTGTCCGCCAACGCTGACGGCCAAGGCGGGCGTGCCCTGTGGTCCGTCTTTCCTGGACGGCTGGCCGAAGCTGAGAAGGGGGGTGGGTGACAGCAGAAACTGCTGAGTCAGCTTTGGCTGCAGGTCTGAGCGATGAGTGATTTGGCAGATTGTGTTTCCTGCAGAGAGGGAGAGAACACCGGAGCAACATTGTGAAGTGAGTTTCACACGACACCATGAACGTACAGAAGTTTCTGTTACTATACCTGGTTGTTCAGGTGAAACCTTGAAGGCATTTTCTGAAGACACCTGACTTAAGAGGATGAAGGGTggtgtgtgggaggagccttCCCTGCTGACCCCGCTGATGCCGTGAAGAGGCTTGACAGGAAACAGCTCATCAGAGCAGAGGAGAGCTTCGATTGGTCCAAAGGCACTTTTGAGGTAAATCTGGAGGCTCTGAGCATCAGGAGAACACACAGACCGACTTTACTGAAGAAGTCTTCTGAAGGAGATCTGGTTTGATGAATTTGAGCGTTATACCTCCTCTGGATGAGGAACCTGAAGGGTCGTCTCTGGAGGAGCTTTGATCAAAATCACAGTTTTGTCTCTCAAACTTGGGATTTGCCGGACGTCCGTGTAGGTCAGATAGGCATATGTGATCCATGGGGTTAGGGAACAGCACAGTACAAGTTTTCTGGAACGTTTCAGAaccaaatatttcttaaattcctcatgacaatttattttaatataaaaaaaaaatgtccacactgtaaaaactgaaacGTTTGATCAAATAAcgaaagctctgtaatttgttacatttaaaatcttcGTTTctatcaaataaaatattgagttgagtaaaccatcaactcaaaacttcaattttataaaaacgtatcattttaaatgtaacaaattacagagcttttgattattgatccaatgtttcagttttttactttgaagtaGTGATTtaatgacgtttttaaccaaaatcccacaacctaaatgtcatCAAAATCTCGTTGCGGGGGGGGTGTGGCTATTGTAGCTGAGAAGACCCCCTTCTGTGTCTCGCTATCTTCACTGTTGCTACATAGAAATATCAAGCAATattggtaatgtccagccgtatggtttcaagagaatctggcgACAGAGAAAAACATGGCGCTTGAGAATTAATAGCCGTAAGTTCCGCCCCCCGCTGGATCCGCcgcaaaaaaaacatcattagcGCCTGAAAATCATTGGCCGGAAGTCCTCGATCGGAACCCCCCGTTTTGagctttcaacctttttccCCTCCGTTTCTTCTCTCTTTGACCTTTTTGCCGGCTTTTTCTCCGGGTGTAATTATACAGATTtcaacacttgttaatattgacttaagagaaataaaacaaactttctctgttcatttgaagctcatctttcaCAATAAACTGTTAGACAGTTACAGATTATTCAcctttaaagcttaaaaaccttaaaaaccttttcagatagttctgaaaaggttttaaaatatcattttggaAAAGGTTTCCTAAAAGTTCAGGAAATTTCCACTCACGTAACCGACTAAAGTTGCAAAGTTTCAGagcctgtctgtgacagtttgacagagattcaaaatgagaaatactcggaaatgcaaaatgatttctcattacatttgttctctttcataagaaaaatgccacacagacatattaactaaaaaaaaacaaaacaggattttcatcagagggggactttgaGGAGTCAGAAACTGAATCTTCTGATGAAAGGATATCTGTGCATCAGGTGGTTTTCCCGCAGCATTTTGATCTGGCAGGCACAGTCCTCAATGAGGTTGTCCAGGttcttctcctccttttccAGACTAGTCAGCGTACCATTCAACAGCAGACTCGCATTTCCTCCCCTGGACACAAGTCACAGAAAGATCCAGCCGTTTCAGTCTTCTCAATAAATTACATCTGCTCCCAATGAGGGAACATCCACATCTTCAGTCATGATGGAAAAGTTCCTCTGCTTTAAATCTGTGcaggtgtttgtgttttctcaaaAACTTCTTATATCAGCAGATAATGAAATATAATTAGAagtgtttcctgtcactgtacTTACAACCACTGAACGTGGTTTTTAGACTTCTTTCTGATGAGCCGGATCCCCTCCAACACGTTGGTGATGTCATAAACGCGCCTCTTCGGCGCGCCGAGCTTCTGACAGACCACGTTGAGTTCCAGAATCCCGTCAGGGCTGTGCCTCAACATGTCTGCAAACTTCGATGTCAGGAGACCCAGAGACGAGTCGTAGCGCGACCTGTGGTAGGGCTGCTGCGCGGCTGCAGGTTAGCCATcgggtacaaaaaaaaaagaggatttctcAATCAGAATCGGAAAACATATTAAGAAGTGGTTCTTTTCAAACATAACCTAAAACCTGACACTTGTTCAGGCTTTTTCATGCAACAGccacaaaaaagtttgactgCTTTGCTTTATGATCCCGAGACTCTCACCTTCTGACTGCAGGATGTACCCATCATCCTCAGGATCCAGAGTGAAACCAATGTCCAGCTCCAGCCTTCAAGAAGAGCAGAAAATGTCTCCAACTTCATACATTAACAGCAGTGACATTTGTTTGTTAAACTATAAGTTTTAACCAAGCAGAATGCGTTTTTCTGTTGAATGGACAAGCATTTGGAGAACATGCTTTTATGGGTTAATTGCAAGCTAAAAAGTCCCACGAaactgcttcttcttctgctgtttgataatagaaaaatattttaggaacCTTTTTAGGAGCTTTCAACTGTTTCTTCACTTAAACCTTTAAGATCAAAGCTTCAGCATGAAGCTGTGTatacatggacacaagtaatcggATTAAAAGcttaatcagaataaaaattctttATGTAAACACGCCAATCAGAATATTCTGACCCGATCAGACTCATTTGAAACAAAATTCTCTTCTGATTGAGATAGATCTTTGATTGTGGGTCATTATTGTGCTGGCTTTAACGTCATGCGCAGACGGTGTGTTCTCCAGAAGAGGCTTCAGAGCGTGGTCCAACCGGCAGCACCGCACAAGCAAGCTGCCGGACTCTGGAGATCTGTGTTACCCAGCAGAGTGGCAGCTTCAGGACAGTGTGTGAGATTTTAAATGCGGAAATGCCAAACAGTCCTGTGAAGCCGTGCAAGCAATCATTTGAATTTGAGCAGACCAACGGCTacaccaggggtcggcaacctttaacagtaaaagagacatttgggctcgttttctgcTGATCAAAGCCTAGAAGGAGGTTTTGATACTGCTGTGCATtcattataatgtatttttttaatcataaatgtgAGTTGTGCTTATTTTGTGGCATGGATAAAAACAGATGCATTTTAAAGGAAACGAGTACTTTCTCgacatgtgaaattattttttacattcgAGAGAATTATataatttcctttcaaaataaaagacgccttgTGCCAAACTGGATCATATcggtgcagctctggacagcataagataatatgtgccttaaagtcacaaaaaaaattcagactttttaccaaagttttgcttagtatGTTGTGTATTTTGGTGGAAGCAAAGTGCAAACAAGACCTTTTCAAGTCATCAGGAATGTAAAAATCTTTACATAGTTCATCATTGAGCTGCTCCTCAGCCACAAATGTATAAACTTAActgatctaaaataaaaacaataatattattttatttctctttagccagagagccaatatagcaggagtgtcaaactcaatcacacaaggggccaaaatctaaaagacATGTTAGGCCGCGGGCCGAAtaggataaacgtttattgaacactctaaaactacatttataaaactgtaacttaacataattatgaactcaATATATAGCATTTGCCACtgtagatgctagtgctgatagatgaagataaTGACACTGAAAGCTGAaactgctgaagctgatatccagctaaaatataatctaaatgccaaattagcctaaaaaaaaacttaggttagccaaaacagctacaatgtagctaaaaaaatggcTACAGTCcaagacagcctaaaaaaaactgaaaaacccctaaattagccaaaacagctagcatgtaggtattagctaaactccaaacagccgaaaaacaaaaaaacttagtgaatgccaaaatagtccaaaaatctagcagaatgccaattttttaactttaaacccttagctttttattataattatgaataatgaaaaggctggaatattattccagaataaatcaacttaaaccttaaataactttcaatattttactctccataaaaatatattttgtcaaaatcatacaagttagaaatgagctcaagataacatcgagacattaataacaataaaataaaatgatctggagggctggatagagtTACCCAGAgggtcggatccggcccccgggccttgactttgacacatgtataCTATgaagaggtaaaagagccacaagtggctccAGATCCGctggttgcagactcctgggcTAGATTGCTTCTACTCTTGTTCGGAGGGGGGTCTAAAGTTATAGAGCTTGGAAAGAAGAAATGATCATCCtgatctctctctctctctctctctctctctctatggCCAAATTTACACTGTTCagtttgtaaaattgtttccagaaaaaaaatagagactgatgttattcacatgtAACACACGAGATGCACATTGCCGCTTTGCTCACACATATTTTAAGTGAATCCAAGgctaaataaatgttgttgttggtccCCTAAAATACGTACTTTTACACTTTTTCCAGGTTCGTGCAGCCAAGACAAAAGTTCAGCTCTGGCTCCacgaatttaaaaaaattgcatgtgaatagtcattttcaaaaacatcaaaaataaaagcatgctcAGAAGATCATCTCCCTACATGTTAACTGTagccatgtttgtttacaacagaactctgctgcttcctctttctggtattttagatagttctgcacatgtcaaaatgatttacttcAATTAAATGTCTAACGAATGTAATTGTTTATCATGATCAGATACATTTTTTCGGGGCCCATGTACACAGTACAGGTATGTTGACGTTCTTTCAATAACTGTAACTCTCCAACTGTTGAGACACGTATCctgattctgaagcggagaaaagcagccttgcacCATTTTACAACACTCTACGTTAGTAACGTGTAgtgctgtggatcattgcttgaGTATCGATCCGATTTAAAtcacaaatcaagctcaacgattcacgaatcaaaccacaattcttacttttaatataatgtttttttctatgtgtgtgtatttttactggatggatgaaagttGAAATAATTTGCATTAAATCACCACCATTTATACCTTGATTTAGAGcgggagatcagaatcaacaaaactgaaaaaacacaacGATTTAAATAGAAAGAGatggtgtttgtcattttaaacaagttgtatttattttgtatttcattttatttttttgtcaaccttttggttaagttcagcagtaacataaacaacataaaaataattgttggtTTCGATCATTTAACTACAAAACTTGACAATGTTCTCCCTGGTTTTTCCATCCTCagagttcttcaacattttaggtTCCCTGGCAGGGGTCGCAACCTTTAAccgtaaaagagccatttgggctcgttttctactgatctaaacctagaaggagccgcatggacttactttagcctttaagacaATTGGATTTCCATTCAAGACAAtcttattgttcttttattttttagtaaatgaattatgtgaagtttttgttttatgaacaaaagcaaaaatataaaaagaaactagcatgtctcaaaatgggatttattttttttttaccttttaccgttagtagaggccaaattagcaaaaaaaagcttaattaagcttgttgcttaacttctagctgaactcaaaattagcataaaattaatcactaaactaaattagtcaaaaacattaccatgttgctaaaacagaagctaaattctacttttttttttaaattactatttttaatttttttcttcagccggAGAGCCACCATGGAAAGATAAAatagccgcaggttgcagaccctggttctaagcattacatattggtgcagagcccgtttgaaaaaagttgtttttttcctgcagcagaatcagctgattcacattgattcaCGCTCTTCAGCCTCAGAATCTGCTGAAGTTACTCTAATTGCGTttactgttgaagagttaccataaccaaactACTGTTGATTAAatgttgattcattttttttcgtAAGTTTATCAGTGAGCAGAACTTTGGCCTCagttttgaacagaaaaaaagcacttgctagttttactttgaaaacaggaagcttaaCCGACacaaagatttatttacttccggtgacagtaGTGCTgctcttttggttttgtttcagttaatacatttaaaatccaTCATTATTCTTCATTTCAGAACAGAAATACATCACCCCAAGATAgcattttactacactctaatatgtttataaagattgcaaatcagcgatcttggacgttgGGAATATTNNNNNNNNNNNNNNNNNNNNNNNNNNNNNNNNNNNNNNNNNNNNNNNNNNNNNNNNNNNNNNNNNNNNNNNNNNNNNNNNNNNNNNNNNNNNNNNNNNNNNNNNNNNNNNNNNNNNNNNNNNNNNNNNNNNNNNNNNNNNNNNNNNNNNNNNNNNNNNNNNNcagaaaaaaaatacatcaccCCAAGATAgcattttactacactctaatATGTTTATAAAGATTGAAAATCAGCGATGTTGGACGTTGAGAATATTCTTACTCAAATTTGTGGGAGCAGATTGCGAGTATCCGAGCACCTGGAAACTCGGTACAGCCCTAGTAACGTAGTGCAtcgcttttctccacatcagaagaATCATGTTGACTGTGTTAACAAGTGAAGAACTGCAGTGTGTCATATATTGTGTTATTTAGAGGTAACCAGAAACATGTTCGGTGTTAAACAGGAAGTTCAGTAACACGAGGAAGAACCACAGCCTGGATTCTAGAATAAACTTTAGTCAACATGCCCGCACACCTCCGGATCTATCCTATAGGTGTCATCAGGAATatcagtccagtgtgaacatttcTATTTGACCTGTCATGCTTAAGGCATTGAAGTCCCGTCTCTGAGGGCACTTTGGTCTCTGAGAATGAAGGTATGGGATCGATGGCCACAGAATCTCATCTTGTTAGCTCTCAGCACAGACCATGTTCTACAGTATGAGAGTAACAGCCCCTCATCATCATACCACCTCCGCCAAAAGAAGTTAGTCAGTCAGTGCAGCATCTACTCCACTAACCCAATGATCCACTTAGCATATGAGGAATCTGGACTCATTGTTTGTTGCATGTTCTGGATGCTCGCCAGTGTGGTCACGTGGCTACCCGTGATGTAAATAGCACGTTTTACAGGTCAGTCTGGAGGATGATGTCGCTCTGGCTCTGATTCAGACTCGGTCTAATGTGGCAGTCTTGGAGCAGACGGTCCAAGATGAGCACTTCTGGATCGGAAGAGCTCCTAACAAAACCAGTACCAAGAGAGTTCTGGAGCTAGATTCACGTGCCAAGACGTACAGCCCTTAAGAActtttacaacaacaaaaatgttagcatttttgacggaaagttgttgttttttctacgTATTGAGACAACGCGGTGCCATTCAAGTTCCATGACGGAAGAGAAAAACGAGTTTCTATCTTCAGTCGCTGTTTACATCAGGTTAGCTTCTCTGAGGGATGTTTGCTAGCGGGGACGGCCCGGCCCCTCCTCCCGCCCACGCACGCGCGCTCACCTCGCGCCTGCAGAGCGGCTTTCTGTCAGCGGTAAAAACTGTTTAGCACAACTTCTCCACCGTACTGCTGCGGTTCCGACTGCGCCAAATGGAAACGTTGCGCGGAGATCAGCGTGCAGCCAAAGGTCCACTGAGCCGGAAGTCACGATGAGGTACCGGATGTTTAAACTTCCCAAtacttcttttcaaaacaaaagtatgtGATTAAGGTTCGCGCAAATACCAACATCTGTAGGCGATAAAGAAGCTAATTTTAAACATTATATAATTTATGGTTTAGTAAAGCTGCGATTTGACTTTACTCTGAGGAGACATAACAACTCGAGCCCTTTTACTGAAAggatttaaattttattttgaaaataaaatcagactttCCGCCTCACACCgactactgagattttttgcaCTATGATCTTTTCTGTGACTTCTGTTTTAGCATTCATTCTAAACTACAGACAAAAggctgcagatattttttaaacctctgcaGATGAAAGAGTTAgcacaattattttatatcatatATCAAGTGATTACAACGAAATCTAACACACAGGTGGCACTCTGtctgaagaaaaactaaaataataatttttgaagtaaggattacttaaatagcattaattgtgtgaatggatacttaaagcattcacactattgtgatcctgtttttctttattgtgtgaatgctaagTAAACAttcactatagtgattctcctgctcctttctgtacgtttttcggcacaaaaaactcactttcagtgatttcagtaatattgatatcaaaaccttcagcttgttcaggacattactggtTGCATTTTTcatattcataaacttcatagtttttgaaatactgagcaaaaCATGCCTCTTCAAATCTCAAGGAGTGACCCTGAAGCAGGAAACTAATCAGACGTGGTCATCCTCAGCAGGTCTCACTGGCTCATTCTCCGTGTGGCTCTCTGTCTTTAAGATTCAGGAGAATGTTCACTTTGACATGTTCACAGGATTTAAAACCAACAGAACGAAAACATTGAGTCTCCAAgcactttaaattatttgtatgaaaaaagaacattgtGAGATATGAAGGTGTGCATTGGACGTGAACAGGGTCCAGCTGATGTGACTGTAAAACGCATttgccaaagtcaaggcccaggggccggatccagccctccagatcagtttattttattgttattaaggGCCCGATGTcatcttgcatttatttctaacttgtataattttgaataaatatatttttacagcatttacgacaattttttggggctattttggagtttgggtaatatttcagctacatgctagctgttttggctaacctatttttttttttgtctaacttgagattaagctaatattttggctggctatcaacttcggCATTTTTGGCCatcaatttcaggatcttcagcggccaaattcagtttacagcattcatactagtattattgcaggcaattctatatatttagaaaaagttatgtttttttattattatttttaggctaatttggcacttagctaatattttggctggctatgtgtatcagtgttttcagcttcagcgttgtcagctatcagcttcagcgtttttacctatcattttcagcatcttcagcgggcaaattcagcttacaacattcacactagcattaacgcAGGTGATGCTAAATAAGGCTTCTGCTTTAGAGATCCAGACCCTTCCCTTTAAAGTCAAGTCCCTTTGGAGCCATTGATTGAAGCGTTTTTTTGTCTTATCAATTATTGGTTCCAAGTTTTTACAGCATCTGTTGATTTGATTCTTAGCAATAATAATACCGATAATACTGAtaagtttatggtttttatgattaacataaaacatttaaacgttattttgatctgaaatgttACAACAGAAGTGCTTATATGGCGGTCTCGGCTCGTATGCTAGATCCTGCTGCTGTTCTTCGGTCGTTCGCTTTTGTTCTTTCTTGATAAAAacgaaaaacaataaaaacctaattttatgtaattttagacGGCAGTAATTATAAAGCTCCGGGGTGAAAATGATCATCTTTTTACTGGCGCCaaattttttccatctgctttgGCAAATCGTACATTTATATACGTCTTCATCACAATAGAGCCGGCGTCAACGACCCTGTTCTTCGTGAACTCCACTGCCCTGCTTCAGTAATTCCTGATTAGCTGGATTGGATGAGCTCcgtttctgattgactgaacacacctgatcaggtgaGCAGAAAAGTAGCTGAAACAGGGTTAGCTGCCAAACAAACAGGGCAGGAGCTCAATAACAACAGAGTTGGTGACATTACTGTAgagttgagtgtttttgtgttttaatgtgaaacatttttgagaggGATTAAACCTGTCATCTCTCctg contains:
- the e2f3 gene encoding transcription factor E2F3 (The sequence of the model RefSeq protein was modified relative to this genomic sequence to represent the inferred CDS: added 36 bases not found in genome assembly), which encodes RGWSWRSCAERLLPLTESRSAGARLELDIGFTLDPEDDGYILQSEAAQQPYHRSRYDSSLGLLTSKFADMLRHSPDGILELNVVCQKLGAPKRRVYDITNVLEGIRLIRKKSKNHVQWLGGNASLLLNGTLTSLEKEEKNLDNLIEDCACQIKMLRENHLMHRYAYLTYTDVRQIPSLRDKTVILIKAPPETTLQVPHPEESLQIYLKSAFGPIEALLCSDELFPVKPLHGISGVSREGSSHTPPFILLSQVSSENAFKVSPEQPGNTICQITHRSDLQPKLTQQFLLSPTPLLSFGQPSRKDGPQGTPALAVSVGGQQYLLSLAANDGISQLFSPHLNQWNG